Within the Methanobacterium sp. genome, the region TTTTTGTAATTTACAGCTAATATAAAAGAAATTTAGAAATAAAGGAAATATTTCCCACTGCAATCAATATTAACTCCCCATATCATCTAAATTTTTATTCTTAAACTTTATTTACCCAACAATGATTCTATAAATCTAAATTTATATGTTATACTTACTATTAAACCTTTTTTTTGGACGGTTTTTTATAAAACTTTATATTACCATATTATGGATTGATATTCATGGATATCCTTGGAATATTTGAAATTCTTTAGTTTTAACCATATATATTCTCAAAATATCAGTTCCAAAAAGAATACATTCCATGATGTTCATTGAAAATAGAATTCAAAGAAGAAAAAATCTCCAATAAAGCCATTTAGGATTTTAAGATATTTTAAGGGGTTTGTTGGAAATTGGAGCGGTAAACATGATAGGTCGAGTGCTTAAAGATTTAGGTAGAATTCAAGGAGTAAACGGATCACTGGTTGTTGGAAAGGATGGGTTAATCATTGAAAGAGATGTTTCTTCAGACATTGATTCAGAACTGGTAGGGGCCATGTCTTCAGCTGTTTTTGGTACAGCAGAACGATCCTCAGAAGAGATGAAACACGAAAAACTCCAACAAGTCATGATAGAAGGTAATAAAGGTAAAACACTCATGATAGATTCTGGAGATGCAATTTTAGCTGTCATTACAGACACAAATATAAATCTGGGATTAATACGCCTGGAGATGAAAAGAAGCTCAGATCGCATAGTTGAACTGATCAAAGGGTGATCAAATGCCAGAATATAGCAATTACAATGAATATCTAGAAAATATGGGGTTAATCCTAAAAGAAGGTGCCAGTATCCTATGTTTAAGCCCTGGATCTGAGATTAATAGACCTGGGCCTTTTTGCGAAGAAAGGAAGACCCTGGTTTCTGCCAATTCTGTGGGTGCCTTGAGATCGATTATCATTACTGGAAGTAAACAGTTTGGAATGGGAACAATTGGATCCATACTCAGAATAGCCGGGGGTGAGTTTTCAACTCTAAGAGCCACCCAAATGATGGAATCAGGGGAAATTGAAAAAGGAAATGTTCAAAGCTGGCTAGACCTGGTTAAATTCGATTTTAAAAACTGGGGTTATGGTATTTTAACCACAGAGAGTATTGAAGATGAAAAAATCGTGGTTAAACTTGATGAAAGTATGAGTTCTGCCGGGATACCCAACCTGGGTAAAGCAGTATGTTACTATGAAGGTGGACGAATTACAGGAGGTCTATCTAAGGTAACCGGTGAAAAATGGCAGTTTGTAGAAACAAACTGCTGGGGAGTTGGAGATGACTTCTGCAGATTCGAAATAACCAAGATTTAAATTTAAAATTAGATTAAATTCATATTTAACTAATTTTTTTAAACTTGCAACCCCTTTTTTTAAATTGCTTATTGAGATTACTTTTCCCACTGAGATTTAATTTGGGATTACTTTCCACTGAGATTTAATTTGGGATTACTTTCGCATTGCAATTTATCCTAAGGATTACTTCCTATTGAGATTTTATTCTGGGGAAAATCATTTCCCATTGGGATTATTTTATTTATTTTTAGGTTAAAATGTGAATCTTAGAATAACTACCTGTTTTAACCTCTAAATTTCACTTAGAACCAAGTATTATAATTTATAACAATTATTGTCACTAGAAAAAATATTTATCCGAAAAGTTTTAATAAAGTAGAATTTAAAGATACTATACGTCAAAGGAAGGATATTTTGTCTTCTATAATTTATAAAGCTTATTGAACACCTTTATCAAAAAAATAAGACATATATAACCATCAAATTGGAAAAGAATCTATTATTAGCTCATCACTTAAAAATAACGGTGTTTATTTATGGAAACTGTTAACATTCTCATCGAGGCCTTGCCCTACATCAAAAAATTCCACCAGAAAAAGATCATGATTAAATACGGTGGCCACGCCATGATCGACGCTGCTGCCAAAAGTTCCACAGCCAGGGACACTGTTCTCCTGAAGTACGTGGGAATGAAACCCATCGTAGTCCATGGGGGCGGTCCTGAAATCTCCCGTTCCATGAGCAAACTAGGCAAAGAACCCAAATTCATCGGAGGCCTGCGTGTGACAGACCAGGAAACCATGGACATTGTGAAAATGGTCCTGGTGGGTAAGATCAACACCGAAATCGTTGCCAACATCGGCCTCCACGGAGGTAAAGGAGTTGGACTCTCGGGTAAGGATAACCTGCTCCTGAAAGCCCGGAAACGCTCCCCTCAAGTAGTGGTGAACCAGGAAACTGGTGAAGAACAGATGGTAGACCTGGGACTTGTGGGGGAAATTGAATCCATCAACCCTGAAATCCTGGATGTCTTAACTGAAAACAACTACATACCAGTTATAAGCCCCATAGGAGTGGATGACCGGGCTGAAACCCTGAATTTAAACGCCGATACTGTCGCGGGTGAAGTTGGTGGTGAAGTAGGAGCAGAAAAACTCATCATACTCACCGATGTGCCTGGCATACTGCGCGACCCAACTAACAAGGAAAGTCTCATTAAAAAGGCCACCATAGCTGAAGTCATGGAACTTATTGAAGACGGAACTGTCCGTGATGGTATGCTGCCCAAGGTCCTTACCTGTATAAGCGCCCTGGAAAATGGGGTTAAATCAGCCCACATAATCGATGGTAGGGTTAAACACAGCATACTCCTGGAGATATTCACCAAAAAAGGTATTGGGACCATGATCACCAAATGAATTCCATTTAAAATTTCAATTTTTCTTTCTTAATATTTTTTTAATATTCTAAGGCTCATATAATTACTAAAATTAAAGGGCTTCATATAATTACTAAAAGCCCAAAAAAAATCCAGAATTAGATTTATCCAGAATTAGATTTATAGGAAGATATTATAATAAAAACGGGGAATTGCATGATTAAAATAGCCATAGTAACAGACGGCCCTTACGGTGAACGGGCCTATGCAACCATAAAGGAAGAATTTGACTGTGAATACATTGTAATGGAAGCCCCGATTTCCTCTTTTATGGACGAGATCGATCTTCCCCCTGAAACCATGGCCCGTCTGGAAAAGGCAGATATTGTTCTTACCTATGTATTACACCCGGATCTCGCCCTTGACCTGGTGGATGCCCTTCATGATAAGGTAGAGTGGATTATAGTTGGTGCCTGGAGAGGTGAAGGATTCAAAAACCAGCTGGAAAGTTATGGTAATGTTACCTGCCCTGAGAACATGTGCGACCTCACTGAAAATGGTAATCCCATCTTTGATGAATTCGTATCCAAGTTTGGCAGACCTGTGGTCAGGATTAACTGCCAGGGTGATAAGGTGGTTGATGTAGAGGTTCTTCGCTGCTCTCCCTGTGGCAGCACCAGGTTTGTGGCTGAGGAAATGGTGGGTGAAGACACCAAAAACTTGCCTATTAAAGCAGGTCTTAGGATACAGCATTACCCCTGCCGTGCGCCTAAAATGAGACTTTTTACCGATGATGAGTGTAAGAAGGAAATGGCTGCCAACTTCCACAAAGAAGCCTTTCAGGACGCATTAGCCTTTCAGGACGCATTGGACGAAAAGAAAAAAAAGAAATGATTATTCTGATCTGATCCCCTTCAATTCTATGCTAACTACTGCCACAAACTTCTAACCTTGCTGAATCTATTCCTGCATATCCGATTGTGAAATATTATTGATGAACACTGTCTTGATGAACACTGGTCTGGTATTATCACCAGTCCCCTGTTGGGGAAATTCAAGAATAGGAAAATATCCCGGTTTGTAAGCAGCAGAATGGAATAGTATTGCCCGGTGGTTGGCATCTTTTTTTTAAGCCAGTCCTTAACTGGAACCTTTTTTTCATTTTAAATTTTCATTTAAATTTTCTAATTCCAAAATGCTTATACTAATCCAAACCCCGCCTAAAAAAGGACGGGTATACTCCAAAATAAGGAATCATAGCAAGGGTGTATATATTTAATAGGCGAGTTCACCCAAGAAAAGTATGTGAGAACTATGTTAGAAGTAGCAATTATCGGAGCCAGTGGTTACACTGGAGGGGAACTTTTGCGGTTCCTTGATGTTCATGGTGAGGTGGAAGTGGTGGCTGCCACTTCCCGACAGTACGCAGACACACCCATACGAAAGGTGCATCCTCACCTTCATGATCTGGATCTGAAATTTACAGATAAATCC harbors:
- a CDS encoding roadblock/LC7 domain-containing protein translates to MIGRVLKDLGRIQGVNGSLVVGKDGLIIERDVSSDIDSELVGAMSSAVFGTAERSSEEMKHEKLQQVMIEGNKGKTLMIDSGDAILAVITDTNINLGLIRLEMKRSSDRIVELIKG
- a CDS encoding DUF166 family protein gives rise to the protein MIKIAIVTDGPYGERAYATIKEEFDCEYIVMEAPISSFMDEIDLPPETMARLEKADIVLTYVLHPDLALDLVDALHDKVEWIIVGAWRGEGFKNQLESYGNVTCPENMCDLTENGNPIFDEFVSKFGRPVVRINCQGDKVVDVEVLRCSPCGSTRFVAEEMVGEDTKNLPIKAGLRIQHYPCRAPKMRLFTDDECKKEMAANFHKEAFQDALAFQDALDEKKKKK
- the argB gene encoding acetylglutamate kinase, with product METVNILIEALPYIKKFHQKKIMIKYGGHAMIDAAAKSSTARDTVLLKYVGMKPIVVHGGGPEISRSMSKLGKEPKFIGGLRVTDQETMDIVKMVLVGKINTEIVANIGLHGGKGVGLSGKDNLLLKARKRSPQVVVNQETGEEQMVDLGLVGEIESINPEILDVLTENNYIPVISPIGVDDRAETLNLNADTVAGEVGGEVGAEKLIILTDVPGILRDPTNKESLIKKATIAEVMELIEDGTVRDGMLPKVLTCISALENGVKSAHIIDGRVKHSILLEIFTKKGIGTMITK
- a CDS encoding 4-vinyl reductase encodes the protein MPEYSNYNEYLENMGLILKEGASILCLSPGSEINRPGPFCEERKTLVSANSVGALRSIIITGSKQFGMGTIGSILRIAGGEFSTLRATQMMESGEIEKGNVQSWLDLVKFDFKNWGYGILTTESIEDEKIVVKLDESMSSAGIPNLGKAVCYYEGGRITGGLSKVTGEKWQFVETNCWGVGDDFCRFEITKI